A window from Megalobrama amblycephala isolate DHTTF-2021 linkage group LG21, ASM1881202v1, whole genome shotgun sequence encodes these proteins:
- the LOC125257162 gene encoding pectinesterase inhibitor 10-like: MPSQEPGSKKIFLVVENGNMKIMSFLLPHMQSRSSRHTLHTLDMTVADDDLEPELAELSRSSSPVPSQPRSATPTFSTISRSDTSTPPLASQSSNTPTPHPRVQALISETQPTRPKRRRSNDPSATEQQLLDILTQPTTTPSPYIPKPGEEN, from the exons ATGCCTTCGCAAGAACCCGGAAGCAAAAAAATCTTCCTAGTGGTAGAGAATGGAAATATGAAAATCATGTCCTTTCTGCTTCCCCATATGCAGTCCAGAAG CTCCAGACACACTCTGCACACTCTAGACATGACTGTTGCAGATGATGATTTGGAGCCAGAATTAGCAGAACTATCAAGGTCAAGTTCTCCAGTGCCATCTCAACCGAGATCTGCCACCCCAACATTCTCTACAATTTCAAGATCTGACACCTCCACACCACCACTGGCCAGTCAGAGTTCAAACACTCCCACACCCCATCCCAGAGTGCAAGCACTAATTAGTGAGACTCAGCCAACAAGACCGAAGAGGAGGAGGTCAAATGATCCATCTGCAACAGAGCAACAGCTTTTGGACATTTTAACACAACCCACCACAACACCGTCACCATATATTCCCAAACCAGGAgaagaaaattaa
- the LOC125257183 gene encoding uncharacterized protein LOC125257183 — protein MYSNKFRRLRPLASASPAQTAQPLLPELRPHPPPKRTTEGIASMCAAETPRLRPHPPPKRTTEGIVSMCAAETPRLRPHLLLKRSTEDIATVWEFQYNSKTTFKLPPIFGPSQARGLCPYPQAQGVKKPVVAYGASTVQFEADLFRQKSRSEFLEREKIKEALCPQRQRPSQEKSASPERELKATKAPNANRVQLKGKEPEALERKVSEPKIKREEMVLTEPEEPEEENSNPEEMDLPEIEDSEVMDCGMDLEVYLWHYMYEVDEFYDNLEFINFHQYKIEKMKEKADRIKEEFVQNATIIKERQLGLKSLQVILEKNLNNKSVVSSKVKQISEKLAKVYGNSYGHFGCPEFLFLILNEFEEWSFDLEENMPAETLHKQQMEFWKDYYKNVRVKEQAELDALKEERWQRRREQALERALAPPVKISGKKLMPRSPPPKKVVKKVETKKQE, from the exons atgtacagCAATAAGTTTCGCCGGCTCAGGCCCCTGGCTTCTGCCAGTCCTGCTCAGACGGCGCAACCTTTGTTGCCTGAACTGCGTCCACATCCGCCGCCTAAGAGAACCACTGAAGGCATTGCGTCGATGTGTGCTGCAGAAACACCAAGACTGCGTCCACATCCGCCGCCTAAGAGAACCACTGAAGGCATTGTGTCGATGTGTGCTGCAGAAACACCAAGACTGCGTCCACATCTGCTGCTTAAGAGATCCACTGAAGACATTGCGACGGTGTGG GAGTTTCAATACAACAGTAAGACCACTTTCAAGCTTCCTCCGATCTTTGGCCCTTCCCAAGCCAGAG GACTGTGTCCATACCCACAAGCGCAGGGGGTGAAGAAGCCTGTAGTGGCATACGGCGCCAGCACCGTGCAATTCGAGGCAGATCTTTTCAGACAAAAGAGTCGCAGTGAA TTTCTTGAACGGGAGAAAATAAAAGAGGCCCTTTGTCCTCAGCGCCAACGTCCATCTCAGGAGAAAAGTGCTTCCCCTGAAAGAGAGCTGAAAGCCACAAA GGCTCCAAATGCAAACAGGGTACAGCTGAAAGGTAAAGAACCTGAAGCTCTTGAAAG AAAAGTCTCTGAGCCTAAAATAAAAAGGGAAGAGATGGTTCTGACAGAACCTGAAGAGCCAGAGGAAGAGAACAGTAACCCTGAGGAGATGGATCTTCCAGAAATTGAGGACTCTGAGGTGATGGACTGTGGGATGGACCTTGAAGTATATTTGTGGCATTACATGTACGAAGTGGATGAGTTTTATGACAACCTGGAGTTCATCAACTTCCATCAATATAAAATTGAAAAGAT GAAAGAAAAGGCAGACCGCATTAAAGAAGAATTTGTACAGAACGCTACCATCATTAAAGAAAGACAACTGGGACTAAAATCACTTCAAGTCATACTTGAGAAAAATCTAAACAATAAAAGCGTCGTCTCTTCGAAA GTCAAACAGATATCTGAGAAGTTGGCTAAAGTTTACGGGAATAGCTACGGCCATTTCGGCTGCCCTGAATTTTTATTCCTGATATTGAACGAATTCGAAGAATGGAGTTTTGACTTGGAAGAAAACATGCCAGCTGAGACACTCCACAAACAACAAATGGAGTTTTGGAAAGACTATTATAAAAA TGTCAGAGTTAAGGAACAAGCTGAATTAGATGCACTGAAAGAAGAACGGTGGCAGAGAAGACGAGAGCAAGCTCTGGAGAGAGCTCTTGCTCCTCCAGTGAAAATA AGCGGAAAAAAGCTGATGCCACGCAGCCCGCCTCCAAAAAAGGTTGTAAAGAAAGTGGAAACCAAGAAACAAGAGTGA